One Luoshenia tenuis DNA window includes the following coding sequences:
- a CDS encoding ABC transporter ATP-binding protein yields MQFIIEHLSKRFDKKEVLKDISFTFDSGKIYGLLGRNGAGKTTLFNCVNRDIKVDGGSFLLDEAGQKREVKAEDIGYVLSTPTVPEFLTGREFLKFFIEINEKSIGERREIDEYFEMMNIAPEDRDRLLKDYSHGMKNKMQMLINIIAQPNLLLLDEPLTSLDVVVAEEMKQLLRKLKQGRIIIFSTHIMELALDLCDEIVILNHGTLEVVDKANLDNQDFKDKIIAALKEEDHV; encoded by the coding sequence ATGCAGTTTATTATCGAACACCTTTCCAAGCGCTTTGATAAAAAAGAGGTGCTTAAAGACATCTCCTTTACCTTTGACAGCGGCAAAATTTATGGCCTGCTGGGCCGCAATGGCGCGGGCAAGACCACGCTTTTCAACTGCGTCAACCGGGATATCAAGGTGGATGGCGGCAGCTTTCTGCTGGATGAGGCGGGGCAAAAACGCGAGGTAAAGGCCGAGGATATTGGGTACGTACTTTCCACCCCCACGGTACCGGAGTTTTTGACCGGACGCGAATTTCTCAAGTTTTTTATCGAGATCAACGAAAAAAGCATTGGCGAGCGCCGTGAGATCGACGAATATTTTGAAATGATGAATATCGCCCCAGAGGATCGGGACCGGCTGCTGAAGGACTATTCCCACGGCATGAAAAACAAAATGCAGATGCTGATCAATATCATCGCCCAACCCAACCTGCTTTTACTAGACGAACCGCTCACCTCCCTGGATGTGGTGGTGGCCGAGGAGATGAAGCAGCTGCTGCGCAAACTCAAGCAGGGGCGCATCATCATCTTTTCCACCCATATTATGGAGCTGGCGCTGGACCTCTGCGACGAGATCGTGATCCTGAACCACGGCACTTTAGAGGTGGTGGACAAGGCAAACCTGGATAACCAGGATTTTAAGGACAAGATCATTGCGGCCCTGAAGGAGGAGGACCATGTTTAA
- the hpt gene encoding hypoxanthine phosphoribosyltransferase: MVKGKVEQILITKDEIATRVAELGRKITEDYRGRDLLIVGILKGAIVFYSDLCRSIDLPVKMDFMSVSSYGAGTVSSGIVKINKDLDHSCEGVDVLIVEDIIDSGLTLQYLKEYLISRQVRSLKVCCLLDKPERRKCDLVPDYCGFQIPDAFVVGYGLDYAEYFRNLPDIGILNPDA, translated from the coding sequence ATGGTTAAGGGCAAGGTAGAGCAGATTCTCATCACCAAAGACGAGATCGCCACGCGCGTGGCGGAGCTGGGACGCAAAATTACCGAAGATTACCGCGGACGCGATCTGTTGATCGTGGGCATCCTAAAAGGTGCCATCGTGTTTTATTCGGACCTGTGCCGGAGCATCGACCTGCCGGTGAAAATGGACTTTATGTCGGTCTCCAGTTACGGAGCGGGTACGGTCTCCTCGGGGATCGTCAAGATCAATAAGGACCTGGACCACTCCTGTGAAGGGGTGGACGTTTTGATCGTAGAGGACATTATCGACAGCGGACTGACCCTGCAGTACCTGAAGGAATACCTGATCAGCCGGCAGGTTCGCTCGCTGAAGGTCTGCTGCCTGCTGGACAAGCCCGAGCGGCGCAAGTGCGACCTGGTGCCGGACTACTGCGGATTCCAAATTCCGGATGCCTTTGTGGTGGGATATGGGCTGGATTATGCGGAGTACTTTAGAAACCTTCCCGATATCGGGATATTAAACCCGGATGCATAG
- the arfA gene encoding arabinosylfuranosidase ArfA: MLQAKLSVSREEAISSIDERLYGSFVEHLGRAVYGGIYEPGHPLSDEHGFRKDVLDMVREARVPIVRYPGGNFVSGYNWRDGIGPKQDRPRRLELAWAAIETNQFGIDEFADWCRAADTQGMIAVNLGTGTPKEAAELLEYCNHPGGTALSDLRRANGHAQPHNFRVWCLGNEMDGPWQICGLTADEYGRKAHETAKMMRWVDPDIQLVACGSSAMELPTFPVWDRKVLEYTYEDVDYLSLHRYYKYKGDAKELITSFADMDRFIDTLSATIDYVKALKRTRKQVKLSFDEWNVWDSEMPLPGRWLEGPESHQQYYTLLDALAVGGMLCTLINHSDRVRMACLAQLVNALSPVLTKNGGGMVKMPTYYPFMQVSTLGRGQALAVRVQAPMVETEHSGDVRTLQSAAVYDEQAREVRVFALNCNEEDMLLNLRLEAFEGELRMVEHTVLDGEDLMAVNDFDAPERVKPHAAPCTPVAGERAQIRLPAQSWNVMRFQV; the protein is encoded by the coding sequence ATGCTGCAGGCAAAGCTTTCGGTATCCAGAGAAGAGGCGATCTCTTCCATCGACGAGCGGCTGTATGGCTCTTTTGTAGAGCATCTGGGCCGGGCCGTCTATGGCGGCATTTATGAGCCGGGGCATCCGCTCTCGGATGAGCACGGCTTTCGAAAAGATGTTTTGGATATGGTGCGGGAGGCTCGCGTGCCCATCGTGCGCTACCCGGGCGGCAACTTTGTATCCGGCTACAACTGGCGCGATGGGATCGGCCCGAAGCAGGACCGGCCCAGACGGTTGGAGTTGGCCTGGGCGGCCATCGAGACCAACCAGTTTGGCATCGACGAGTTTGCGGACTGGTGCCGTGCCGCGGACACCCAGGGAATGATCGCCGTTAACCTAGGCACGGGTACGCCTAAGGAAGCGGCGGAGCTTTTGGAATACTGCAACCACCCGGGCGGCACGGCGCTCAGCGACCTGCGCAGGGCCAACGGCCACGCGCAGCCGCATAATTTTCGCGTCTGGTGCCTGGGCAATGAGATGGACGGGCCCTGGCAGATCTGCGGGCTGACGGCGGATGAATATGGGCGCAAAGCACATGAGACTGCTAAGATGATGCGCTGGGTCGACCCCGATATCCAGCTTGTGGCCTGCGGCAGCTCGGCCATGGAGCTGCCCACCTTCCCGGTTTGGGACCGCAAGGTTTTGGAATATACCTATGAGGATGTGGATTATCTCTCCCTGCACCGCTATTATAAGTACAAGGGAGATGCAAAGGAGCTGATCACCTCCTTTGCGGATATGGACCGGTTTATCGATACCTTGAGCGCCACGATCGATTATGTCAAAGCGCTTAAGCGCACGCGCAAGCAGGTCAAGCTGTCCTTTGACGAGTGGAACGTGTGGGACAGCGAGATGCCCCTGCCCGGCCGCTGGCTGGAAGGGCCGGAATCCCATCAGCAGTATTACACGTTGCTGGACGCGCTGGCGGTGGGCGGCATGCTGTGCACCTTAATCAACCACTCCGACCGGGTGCGGATGGCCTGCCTGGCGCAGCTGGTCAACGCCCTTTCGCCGGTGCTGACGAAAAACGGCGGCGGAATGGTCAAGATGCCAACGTATTATCCCTTCATGCAGGTATCCACCCTGGGGCGCGGGCAGGCGTTGGCCGTGCGGGTGCAGGCCCCGATGGTAGAGACCGAGCACTCGGGCGATGTGCGCACGCTGCAAAGCGCCGCGGTGTACGATGAGCAGGCGCGCGAAGTGCGGGTATTTGCGCTGAACTGTAATGAGGAAGATATGCTATTGAACCTGCGCCTGGAGGCATTTGAGGGCGAACTGCGCATGGTGGAGCATACCGTGCTGGACGGGGAGGACCTGATGGCGGTGAACGATTTTGACGCGCCTGAGCGGGTCAAGCCTCACGCGGCGCCCTGCACCCCTGTTGCGGGAGAACGCGCGCAGATCCGTCTGCCCGCCCAATCCTGGAACGTGATGCGCTTCCAGGTATAA
- a CDS encoding tryptophan-rich sensory protein, whose translation MKGKDWFSIAIPFAAGLLLAAAGWLIMDVKSAWYLGLKQPPFALAIGPQIAWAGIYCFLAAAGALLWERGYERYLLWLGLDGLIGLAHNLVLFQLHDLVIGLLLLALAAGLAAFLIRKLWTRTVGPALLLTLPFIYMVYGLAVQYCVIMIN comes from the coding sequence GTGAAGGGGAAGGACTGGTTTTCAATCGCGATACCGTTTGCGGCAGGCCTGCTATTAGCCGCTGCCGGATGGCTGATAATGGACGTCAAAAGTGCATGGTACCTGGGGCTAAAGCAACCCCCGTTTGCGCTGGCGATAGGCCCGCAGATTGCCTGGGCTGGCATATACTGCTTTTTGGCAGCGGCGGGCGCCTTGCTTTGGGAACGGGGATACGAGCGATATCTGCTATGGCTGGGGCTGGACGGGCTGATCGGTTTGGCCCATAACCTGGTGCTTTTTCAGCTGCACGACCTGGTGATCGGCTTGCTGCTGCTGGCACTGGCAGCGGGGCTGGCGGCCTTTCTGATCCGTAAACTGTGGACGCGCACGGTAGGCCCGGCGCTACTGCTCACCCTGCCCTTTATCTATATGGTCTATGGCCTGGCGGTTCAGTACTGCGTCATTATGATCAATTAA
- a CDS encoding glycerate kinase: MRIVAAPDSFKGSLSALEAARAIEAGLTEAIPGCQVQKIPMADGGEGFVEALLTAAGGELISVEATGPLGARVNAFYGMLPDGETAVIEMAAASGLPLVAHHQRDPLRATTLGTGELMRHALERGAKHLIIGIGGSATNDGGAGMAQALGAKLLDEKGRPLPPGGAALSDLARIDCSGLIPQLRQATISVACDVTNPLCGPSGASAVYGPQKGADERMIAQLDRALAHYAGVLKCELGIDVREIPGSGAAGGLGAGLIAFCGATLAPGAELIIEATHMAQSIAKADLVITGEGRTDAQTLFGKVPYAVAQCARPYGVPVVVLSGGLAPGYENLYDEGITAVFSTVSGPMPLKAAMEDAQELMRQAAYNIGRLWACRK; this comes from the coding sequence ATGCGTATTGTTGCCGCTCCCGATTCGTTTAAGGGGAGCTTATCCGCCCTGGAGGCCGCCAGAGCCATTGAGGCTGGGCTGACCGAGGCGATACCCGGTTGCCAGGTGCAAAAGATCCCCATGGCCGACGGCGGCGAAGGCTTTGTAGAGGCGCTGCTGACCGCAGCCGGCGGAGAGCTGATCTCCGTGGAGGCGACCGGGCCTTTGGGCGCGCGGGTAAACGCCTTTTACGGCATGCTGCCCGACGGGGAAACCGCGGTGATCGAGATGGCCGCGGCCTCCGGGCTGCCGCTTGTGGCCCATCACCAGCGCGACCCGCTGCGCGCCACCACCCTGGGGACGGGGGAATTGATGCGCCACGCGCTGGAGCGCGGCGCCAAACATTTAATCATCGGCATTGGCGGTTCGGCCACTAACGACGGCGGCGCGGGCATGGCGCAGGCGTTGGGTGCCAAACTGCTGGATGAAAAGGGGCGTCCGCTCCCGCCCGGGGGTGCGGCGCTAAGTGATCTAGCGCGAATTGATTGTTCGGGGCTGATCCCGCAGCTGCGCCAGGCTACGATCTCCGTTGCCTGCGACGTGACCAATCCTCTGTGCGGCCCCTCTGGCGCATCCGCCGTCTACGGGCCGCAAAAGGGTGCGGATGAGCGTATGATCGCCCAGCTGGATCGGGCCTTGGCGCATTATGCCGGCGTGCTGAAGTGCGAGCTTGGCATCGACGTACGCGAGATCCCCGGTTCCGGCGCGGCGGGCGGCCTTGGCGCCGGGTTGATCGCCTTTTGCGGCGCCACTCTCGCGCCGGGTGCCGAGCTGATCATTGAGGCGACCCATATGGCCCAGTCCATCGCCAAGGCCGATCTGGTCATCACCGGCGAGGGGCGTACCGATGCCCAGACCCTTTTTGGCAAAGTGCCCTACGCCGTTGCCCAGTGCGCGCGCCCCTATGGGGTGCCGGTCGTGGTACTATCCGGCGGGCTGGCGCCGGGGTATGAAAATCTGTATGACGAAGGCATCACCGCCGTTTTTTCCACCGTAAGCGGCCCCATGCCTTTAAAGGCCGCTATGGAGGACGCACAGGAACTGATGCGCCAGGCGGCATACAATATCGGCAGGCTTTGGGCCTGCCGCAAATAG
- a CDS encoding type III pantothenate kinase, whose amino-acid sequence MFLVVDVGNTNIKSGLFEGKKLVDSWRIATHRTKTSDEYGIDFMNLFHMKGQSMKDVDGVIFSSVVPSINYTLEHMLRYFFHVDPLIVGPGIKTGLNIKYENAKELGSDRIVNAVAAYEIYGGPCITIDFGTATTFGVVSEEGAFVGGAICPGIKMSMEALVQNTSRLPKIELIRPESVINRNTISNMQAGIFYGFVGLVDYIVGKMKEEIGAEKIPVVATGGMSNIIAAESTTIDTIDPELTLQGLRILYERNQN is encoded by the coding sequence ATGTTTTTAGTGGTGGATGTGGGCAATACCAATATCAAATCCGGCCTTTTTGAGGGCAAAAAGCTGGTGGACTCCTGGCGCATTGCCACCCACCGGACCAAGACCTCGGATGAGTACGGCATCGATTTTATGAACCTTTTCCATATGAAGGGGCAGAGCATGAAGGATGTGGACGGGGTGATCTTCTCCTCGGTGGTGCCCTCCATCAACTATACCTTGGAGCATATGCTGCGCTATTTTTTCCATGTGGATCCCCTGATCGTAGGCCCCGGCATTAAAACGGGGCTCAACATCAAGTATGAAAACGCAAAGGAATTGGGGTCGGACCGTATCGTCAACGCCGTGGCGGCGTACGAGATTTACGGCGGCCCCTGCATTACCATCGATTTTGGTACGGCGACCACCTTCGGCGTGGTGTCGGAGGAGGGCGCCTTTGTGGGCGGGGCCATCTGCCCGGGCATCAAGATGTCCATGGAGGCGTTGGTGCAAAACACCTCCCGCCTGCCTAAGATCGAGCTGATCCGTCCGGAGAGCGTGATCAACCGCAACACCATCAGCAACATGCAGGCCGGTATCTTTTACGGCTTTGTAGGCCTGGTGGATTATATTGTAGGCAAGATGAAAGAGGAGATCGGCGCGGAGAAGATCCCGGTAGTGGCTACCGGGGGGATGAGCAACATCATCGCTGCGGAGTCCACCACGATCGATACCATCGATCCGGAACTGACGCTGCAAGGGCTGCGCATCCTCTACGAGCGCAATCAAAATTAA
- the ftsH gene encoding ATP-dependent zinc metalloprotease FtsH, whose protein sequence is MKKIIRGPGFFVLLILVIVLMSTLFGSFSFNTQTDELNYNTEFLELVKEDKIAKVAIVDNTLVGLYKESKIREADFPNSYDFKTMIPNRDLFFEHVSAIKGGDANDPSAVGFTIDILPTPEPSIWSMLLPYIVMAALFGLLWFFIMRQQNAGGNSAMSFGKSRARLQTPEDKKRVTFQDVAGEEEEKEELVEIVEFLKNPKIFMELGARIPKGVLLVGPPGTGKTLLAKAVAGEAGVPFFSISGSDFVEMFVGVGASRVRDLFNEAKKNLPCIVFIDEIDAVGRQRGAGLGGGHDEREQTLNQLLVEMDGFAVNEGIIILAATNRADILDPALLRPGRFDRQIYVNYPDVKGREEILKVHMRGKPLASDVDLPTLARLTPYFTGADLENVLNEAAILAARRHKKEIGMDEVKEAISRVSMGPEKRSRVVIPKDKKLVAYHEAGHAVVARALPNCDPVHEVSIIPRGMAGGYTQTLPDEDTSYISKGKLLDLIAMAMGGNAAEKLIFDDVSTGATSDLQHATDIARKMVTEYGMSDAIGPVYLSDNGHEVFLGRDFSPQHKYSEAVAAKIDKEMRDILEKGYAKAEEVINANRDRLERIVSALIEHEKLDRAMFEALWVGELLPSGDQSGEKELVDQAPEAGELPSAEEGKAPDVNGGMPEAGE, encoded by the coding sequence TTGAAAAAAATTATCCGTGGACCAGGATTTTTTGTCCTGCTGATTTTGGTCATCGTACTGATGTCTACGCTGTTTGGTAGCTTCAGTTTCAATACGCAGACGGATGAGCTCAACTACAATACCGAATTTCTAGAGCTGGTCAAGGAGGATAAGATCGCCAAGGTAGCCATCGTGGATAACACGCTGGTGGGCCTTTATAAAGAATCGAAGATTCGTGAGGCCGATTTCCCCAATAGCTATGACTTTAAGACCATGATTCCCAATCGGGATCTGTTCTTCGAGCATGTATCCGCTATTAAGGGCGGGGACGCCAACGATCCTTCCGCAGTAGGGTTCACCATCGATATTTTACCCACGCCGGAGCCTTCGATCTGGTCCATGCTGCTGCCGTATATCGTGATGGCGGCGCTGTTTGGGCTGCTGTGGTTCTTTATCATGCGCCAGCAAAATGCGGGCGGCAACAGTGCCATGAGCTTTGGCAAAAGCCGGGCCAGGCTGCAAACGCCCGAGGATAAAAAACGGGTCACCTTCCAAGATGTTGCGGGGGAGGAAGAGGAGAAAGAGGAACTGGTAGAGATCGTTGAATTCCTCAAGAACCCCAAGATCTTCATGGAACTGGGGGCGCGTATCCCCAAGGGCGTGTTGCTGGTGGGCCCTCCGGGCACGGGTAAAACGCTGTTGGCCAAGGCCGTTGCCGGGGAGGCGGGCGTGCCGTTTTTCTCCATCAGCGGTTCCGACTTTGTGGAGATGTTTGTGGGCGTGGGCGCCTCGCGCGTGCGCGACCTCTTTAACGAGGCTAAGAAGAATCTGCCCTGTATCGTATTTATCGATGAGATCGACGCGGTGGGCCGCCAGCGCGGCGCCGGACTGGGCGGCGGACATGATGAACGCGAGCAGACGCTCAACCAGCTGCTCGTTGAGATGGATGGCTTTGCGGTGAACGAGGGCATTATTATCCTGGCGGCCACCAACCGCGCGGATATTTTGGATCCGGCGCTGTTGCGCCCCGGCCGTTTCGACCGGCAGATCTATGTGAACTATCCGGACGTCAAGGGGCGTGAGGAGATCCTCAAAGTGCATATGCGCGGCAAGCCCCTGGCCAGCGATGTGGACCTGCCCACCCTGGCGCGGCTGACCCCTTATTTTACCGGCGCGGATCTGGAGAACGTGCTCAACGAGGCGGCCATCCTGGCGGCGCGGCGGCATAAAAAAGAGATCGGCATGGATGAAGTGAAAGAGGCGATCAGCCGGGTATCCATGGGGCCGGAAAAACGCAGCCGCGTGGTCATCCCCAAGGACAAAAAGCTGGTGGCTTATCATGAGGCGGGCCACGCCGTAGTGGCCCGGGCCCTGCCCAACTGCGACCCGGTGCACGAGGTTTCCATCATCCCCCGCGGCATGGCGGGCGGCTATACCCAGACCTTGCCGGATGAGGATACCAGCTATATCAGCAAGGGTAAGCTGCTGGACCTGATCGCCATGGCGATGGGCGGCAACGCGGCAGAGAAGCTGATCTTCGACGATGTATCCACCGGCGCCACCAGCGACCTGCAGCACGCTACCGATATTGCCCGCAAGATGGTGACTGAATACGGCATGAGCGATGCCATCGGCCCGGTGTATTTAAGCGACAATGGGCACGAGGTTTTCCTGGGCCGCGACTTTTCGCCCCAGCATAAGTACAGCGAGGCGGTGGCGGCCAAGATCGACAAGGAGATGCGCGATATCCTGGAAAAGGGATATGCCAAGGCTGAGGAGGTCATCAACGCCAACCGTGACCGTTTGGAGCGCATCGTAAGCGCGCTGATCGAGCACGAAAAGCTGGACCGGGCTATGTTTGAGGCGCTGTGGGTGGGCGAACTGTTGCCCAGCGGCGATCAGTCCGGCGAAAAAGAACTGGTGGATCAAGCGCCTGAAGCGGGCGAACTGCCCAGCGCTGAGGAGGGCAAGGCGCCGGATGTGAACGGCGGCATGCCCGAGGCGGGCGAATAA
- a CDS encoding class I SAM-dependent methyltransferase, translating to MGDHPTFEGKAACYAAGRKGYAQEVYDFIASQAPAGEYPVAADMGSGTGLFAQGLLERGYAVLGVEPLAQMREMAQDRLGSMVRYRAIPQSAEQTGLDSGSIDLITAASAFHWFDWDRVRREWARILRPGGKVFVIQNYRVYEDELTKAQHAVCARYGKHFTSLNHGYEKVASGCEMFFADKPTRVDIAFDQIYTAEQFIARGLSSSYAPAPGEDGYEGYREGLQRSFERFEEGGRVTMRNRTAIWCGTL from the coding sequence ATGGGAGATCACCCGACCTTTGAAGGAAAGGCTGCGTGTTACGCGGCGGGCCGCAAGGGCTATGCCCAAGAGGTGTACGACTTTATCGCCAGCCAGGCCCCGGCGGGGGAGTATCCCGTTGCGGCGGATATGGGCAGCGGCACCGGGCTTTTCGCACAAGGGCTGCTGGAGCGGGGCTACGCGGTTTTGGGCGTGGAACCTTTAGCGCAGATGCGCGAGATGGCACAAGACCGCCTGGGCAGTATGGTTAGGTATCGCGCAATACCGCAAAGCGCGGAGCAAACCGGCCTTGACAGCGGGAGCATAGACCTTATTACCGCGGCTTCGGCCTTCCATTGGTTCGATTGGGACCGGGTCCGCCGGGAATGGGCCAGAATACTGCGGCCCGGCGGCAAGGTCTTTGTGATCCAAAACTACCGCGTTTACGAGGATGAATTGACGAAGGCGCAGCACGCGGTTTGCGCGCGCTATGGCAAGCATTTTACCAGCCTGAACCATGGCTATGAAAAGGTCGCCTCAGGGTGTGAGATGTTTTTTGCGGATAAACCCACGCGGGTGGATATTGCCTTTGACCAGATCTATACCGCCGAACAGTTTATTGCGCGGGGTTTGTCCTCTTCTTATGCGCCGGCGCCGGGAGAGGACGGGTATGAGGGCTACCGGGAGGGCTTGCAGAGGAGTTTCGAGCGGTTTGAAGAGGGCGGGCGGGTGACGATGCGTAACCGCACCGCCATTTGGTGCGGCACGCTTTGA
- a CDS encoding VOC family protein — translation MSCTCCQGQMIGLHHIGVRTTDLAKTQAFYTDVLGFEMFKRVSLPQPNGTATEIAFVRLGTLTLELIQPADLTQVEKETGMVQHVAIAVKGIDGIVEKLKAKGVAFRTEEPVNNEPLNAKLIFFTGAAGETLELFEDL, via the coding sequence ATGAGCTGCACTTGCTGCCAGGGCCAGATGATCGGCCTGCATCACATCGGCGTACGCACGACGGACCTAGCCAAAACACAAGCATTTTATACCGACGTATTGGGGTTTGAGATGTTCAAGCGCGTTTCTCTCCCCCAGCCTAACGGCACCGCCACGGAGATCGCCTTTGTGCGCCTGGGCACGCTGACGCTGGAGCTGATCCAGCCTGCCGACCTAACCCAGGTGGAAAAGGAGACCGGCATGGTGCAGCACGTGGCCATCGCCGTTAAGGGGATCGACGGGATCGTCGAAAAGCTCAAGGCCAAGGGCGTGGCTTTCCGCACTGAAGAGCCGGTAAACAACGAGCCCTTAAACGCCAAGCTGATCTTCTTCACCGGCGCCGCCGGCGAGACCCTGGAGCTGTTTGAGGATCTTTAA
- a CDS encoding ECF transporter S component, with protein sequence MKNRNPATPSRTKVRSLVIVGMMAALTMVMALTPLGFLRLPLISITLLHLPTIIITILEGPWMGMATGLMFGLASWYNAATTAGLLNVFFLNPVISVLPRLIIAPVTWAVYRGMCKLFKKGRQVLPIAVSAVVGTLTNTVGVLGLLYVVYAQDIVTRFAALAGENAAAGAAVAQYGMLQDPFQGVALFLWATVVTNAIPECAVAVIAAIPVILAVRKLDRTPTALMRRQAR encoded by the coding sequence GTGAAAAATCGTAATCCTGCTACACCGTCGCGAACGAAGGTGCGCAGCCTGGTCATCGTAGGGATGATGGCTGCGCTGACCATGGTGATGGCGCTGACGCCGCTGGGCTTCTTGCGCCTGCCGCTGATCTCGATCACGCTGCTGCACCTGCCGACTATTATCATCACGATTTTGGAAGGACCGTGGATGGGGATGGCGACAGGGCTGATGTTTGGCCTGGCCAGCTGGTATAATGCGGCTACGACGGCGGGGTTACTCAATGTATTCTTTCTCAACCCCGTGATCTCGGTGCTGCCGCGGCTGATCATCGCCCCGGTCACCTGGGCGGTATACCGGGGGATGTGCAAGCTGTTTAAAAAAGGGCGCCAGGTGCTGCCCATCGCGGTAAGCGCGGTGGTGGGCACGCTGACCAATACGGTAGGCGTGCTGGGGCTGCTTTATGTGGTCTACGCGCAGGATATCGTCACGCGTTTTGCCGCCTTGGCGGGGGAGAATGCGGCCGCAGGCGCGGCAGTGGCCCAGTATGGCATGCTGCAAGACCCCTTTCAGGGCGTGGCGCTGTTTTTGTGGGCCACGGTGGTGACCAACGCCATCCCTGAATGCGCGGTGGCGGTGATCGCAGCCATCCCCGTCATCCTGGCCGTGCGCAAGCTGGATCGGACGCCAACGGCGTTGATGCGCCGCCAGGCCCGATAG
- a CDS encoding sugar phosphate isomerase/epimerase family protein: MNKLALQLYSLREYTPDDLRGVLKKTAQMGYDAVEFAGLFGEDPAALRAYMDELNLGTMSFHVGLKALQEDLDAQIAAAKALGGQYIACPALPQRDTATVEDYKNAARFFTQVGQKCRDNGLQFAFHNHQWEFTDLGGVTGMDILLENTLPEFCQVELDTAWCDYAKYGTLNFMRKYAGRVPLLHIKDMHAFGEEDDCTIGQGAMDFAPILQLAKAQGVDWYIVEQEYFDYDPFQSLKDGVDYLRPLLED; this comes from the coding sequence ATGAATAAATTGGCCTTGCAACTTTATTCCCTGCGGGAATACACGCCGGACGACCTGCGCGGCGTGTTGAAGAAAACCGCACAGATGGGCTATGACGCCGTAGAATTCGCAGGGCTATTTGGCGAAGACCCAGCCGCCCTGCGCGCCTATATGGATGAGCTCAACCTAGGCACCATGAGCTTTCATGTAGGTCTTAAGGCCCTACAGGAGGATCTGGACGCCCAGATCGCCGCAGCTAAGGCATTGGGCGGGCAGTACATTGCCTGCCCGGCGCTGCCCCAGCGGGATACCGCCACGGTGGAGGACTATAAAAACGCAGCCCGTTTCTTTACCCAGGTGGGGCAAAAATGCCGTGATAACGGACTGCAATTTGCCTTTCACAACCACCAGTGGGAATTTACCGATCTTGGCGGTGTAACGGGGATGGATATTCTACTGGAGAATACCCTTCCCGAGTTCTGCCAGGTAGAGCTGGATACCGCCTGGTGCGATTACGCCAAGTACGGCACGCTCAACTTCATGCGCAAATACGCCGGGCGCGTGCCCCTGCTGCACATCAAAGATATGCACGCCTTTGGCGAGGAGGACGACTGCACCATCGGGCAGGGGGCCATGGACTTTGCGCCTATTTTGCAGCTGGCTAAAGCCCAGGGCGTGGATTGGTATATCGTCGAGCAGGAATATTTTGATTACGACCCTTTCCAGTCTTTGAAAGATGGGGTCGACTACCTGCGTCCGTTACTGGAGGACTGA